In a single window of the Mucilaginibacter defluvii genome:
- a CDS encoding RagB/SusD family nutrient uptake outer membrane protein, which produces MKRNIKIIVLSGMISLVSGTFSCKKYLDKSPESIVSEKTAFKDFTNFQGYTEELYNCIPDFTNRYWTNSWNWGDDEIQSSALNFHFVNKIDNGDFWGWQREFDGWGAGWMDVNNANTNDDRFTKGLWPLAWYGIRKANLGLENMNLLTNATDEERNLIKGQLLFFRGWFHFQLMQYFGGLPYIDKVLPADQDLRSPRLKYQECAEKAAADFREAADLLPLNWDNTGPGGRTPGKNQLRIDKTMALGYLGKNYLWAGSPLMNYESTGSRTYNVELCKKAAAAFAELLKLSESGQTPYKLLPFDRYYTNFYTFGQNWQMPGGGGSDGLEAIFRGPYWDAHGSTYGTAKQYTPGPTIEEGNVVFAPTANYINNYGMKNGLPITNSAQADAESGYDPQYPWRNRDPRFYNDIVFDGIKLVKGSLPSTVPEFNRYANLFTGGSSRDERVGSRTGYLLYKFTPITSNKFDQGYAYGQNLNIKVPYMRLADIYLMYAEAVTAGYSSPSAKDPSYAKSAVDAINVIRDRAGVGHVAARFLGSADEFMKEVRRERAVELSFEGHRFTDLRRWLQLIELPYTLKTAIEFDRAAPLDPSKDPKDSRVVNFRERTILQRPFSEKHYWLPLKRADVSMYAEFKQNPGW; this is translated from the coding sequence ATGAAAAGAAATATAAAAATAATCGTTTTGTCGGGCATGATTTCGCTTGTCAGCGGAACGTTTTCCTGCAAAAAATATTTAGACAAAAGTCCGGAGTCTATCGTATCAGAAAAAACGGCCTTTAAGGATTTTACCAATTTTCAGGGGTATACAGAAGAATTATACAATTGCATACCCGATTTTACCAACCGTTACTGGACAAACAGCTGGAACTGGGGCGATGATGAGATACAATCATCCGCACTCAACTTTCATTTTGTGAACAAGATTGATAACGGCGATTTCTGGGGCTGGCAACGCGAGTTTGACGGCTGGGGAGCCGGCTGGATGGACGTGAATAACGCTAATACTAATGACGACCGCTTTACCAAGGGCCTGTGGCCGCTGGCATGGTACGGCATCCGCAAGGCTAACCTGGGTTTAGAGAACATGAACCTGCTTACCAACGCCACTGATGAGGAGCGCAACCTGATAAAGGGTCAGTTATTATTCTTCAGGGGATGGTTTCACTTTCAGCTGATGCAGTATTTTGGTGGTTTACCTTACATTGATAAGGTATTACCTGCCGACCAGGACCTGCGCTCGCCACGGTTAAAATACCAGGAATGTGCGGAAAAAGCCGCGGCTGACTTTAGGGAGGCTGCCGATTTGCTGCCGCTTAACTGGGATAATACCGGACCGGGTGGCCGTACGCCGGGTAAAAACCAGCTGCGTATTGATAAAACAATGGCCTTGGGTTATCTGGGCAAAAATTACCTGTGGGCAGGTAGTCCGCTCATGAACTATGAGTCGACAGGCAGCCGCACCTACAACGTGGAACTTTGTAAAAAAGCAGCGGCGGCCTTTGCCGAACTGCTTAAGCTTAGCGAGAGCGGCCAAACCCCTTATAAGCTGTTGCCGTTTGACCGTTATTACACCAACTTCTACACCTTCGGCCAAAACTGGCAAATGCCGGGAGGCGGTGGTTCTGATGGGTTAGAAGCCATTTTCAGGGGACCATACTGGGATGCGCATGGCTCAACCTATGGTACCGCTAAGCAATATACACCGGGGCCAACTATTGAAGAAGGCAACGTGGTGTTCGCGCCAACGGCTAACTACATTAATAATTATGGCATGAAGAACGGGCTGCCGATAACCAATTCGGCACAGGCCGATGCCGAGTCGGGGTACGATCCGCAATACCCTTGGCGTAACCGCGATCCGCGTTTTTATAATGACATTGTGTTTGACGGGATCAAACTGGTTAAAGGCTCACTGCCGTCAACCGTTCCGGAGTTTAACCGTTACGCCAACCTGTTCACCGGCGGCAGCAGCCGTGATGAACGTGTGGGCAGCCGTACCGGTTACCTGCTATACAAATTCACGCCTATAACTTCTAATAAGTTTGATCAAGGGTACGCTTACGGGCAAAATCTCAACATCAAGGTACCGTACATGCGCCTGGCCGATATATACCTGATGTACGCGGAAGCGGTTACCGCGGGGTATAGCTCGCCTTCGGCTAAAGATCCGTCATACGCCAAATCAGCTGTTGATGCTATCAATGTAATTCGCGACAGGGCAGGTGTAGGGCATGTCGCCGCCAGGTTTTTAGGCTCGGCAGATGAGTTTATGAAGGAGGTGAGGCGCGAACGCGCGGTAGAACTATCGTTTGAGGGGCACCGCTTTACTGACCTGCGCCGCTGGCTGCAACTTATTGAGCTGCCATACACGCTAAAAACCGCTATTGAGTTTGATCGTGCCGCTCCGCTTGATCCATCTAAGGATCCGAAGGATAGCCGGGTGGTTAATTTTCGCGAGCGTACTATACTTCAGCGTCCTTTTAGCGAGAAACATTACTGGCTGCCGCTTAAGCGCGCGGATGTAAGTATGTATGCGGAGTTTAAACAGAACCCGGGTTGGTAG
- a CDS encoding TonB-dependent receptor, which yields MMKTNTKVQGDNGIIHWHCRSIKIFYVLLALTLLVQSARAQGLRTVRGQVFDQQKNTVIGASVTIKGTQTGTQTNAKGEFAIKVPDNQQILVINVVGMLSQEVNVAGKDFVTVSLKDNVSQLSEVIVNVAYGQQRKQSVVGAIVQTDSKTLERTGGVSSLAAALTGNLPGVVTTASTGLPGEEDPQILIRARSTWNNASPLILVDGVERSINNIDIGSVASVSVLKDASATAVFGVRGANGVILVTTKRGREGKAEIRASANTVMKSVSKLPGKYDSYDMFKIRNLAIENELALRPTAWNDYMPQDIISKYRSPANEMERERYPNVDWVNTLFRDEAMSYNANLNISGGTKYVKYFTSADYQTEGDLFRTFNNNRGYNAGYGFNRLNVRSNLDFSITPTTTFRTNLAGSRAVRKRPWININEYNTWGAAYYTAPNLFLPQYADGTWGYYAPNTGQGTNSAQILATSGAEMLTTSRITTDFILEQDLSVITKGLSVKGTLSIDNTFIENSRGINDANNNTQRKYIDPLTGAVSYAVDKDASTQFAFEESIRWLASGGAVDDGATQRRMFSQVQLNYATKIGSQHDITAMGLWNRDQTARGSIIPSYREEWVFRTTYSYKGKYNLDYNGAYNGSEKFAPDYRFAFFSSLGAGWMISEEKFIKPLTFISMLKLRASYGTIGDDSGSPRFAYLSEWAFGGRTRLGTSGIPAEQSIYNWYRQTTVGNPNVRWEKVAKSNIAVDFSFFNDMLTGSVDFFRDKRTDILSSGAARAIPSYYGATAPTANKGKVNAQGYEVDLRFNKRINPDLRLWTNVNFTHAENKVVEADIPELLPDYQKSTGKQIFQTNSYVSAGYYNTWDELYASTAHADNDNQKIPGNYYIIDYNADGVIDASDNIPYGHTGNPQNTYNATIGFDWKNFSIFAQFYGVNNVTRQVVLTTFGSQNTIAFDEGTYWSKSNPGADVPIPRWASTPSGYQSADRYMFDASYIRLKNAEIAYTFNQKWVKRAGMSSLRIFINGNNLYVWTKMPDDRESNFQSAGGQAWASQGAYPTIKRFNLGANITF from the coding sequence ATGATGAAAACCAATACCAAAGTGCAAGGCGACAATGGCATAATACATTGGCATTGCCGCTCAATTAAAATATTTTACGTATTGCTGGCGCTTACTCTACTTGTTCAGTCGGCGCGTGCGCAGGGGCTGCGTACGGTGAGAGGGCAGGTGTTTGATCAGCAAAAGAACACTGTAATAGGCGCGAGTGTAACCATTAAGGGTACACAAACCGGTACACAAACCAACGCCAAGGGTGAGTTTGCCATTAAAGTGCCCGACAACCAGCAGATACTGGTTATCAATGTAGTCGGCATGTTATCCCAGGAGGTAAACGTTGCCGGTAAGGATTTTGTAACCGTTAGCCTTAAGGATAATGTATCGCAATTAAGCGAGGTTATTGTAAACGTGGCTTACGGGCAGCAACGCAAGCAAAGCGTTGTTGGCGCCATTGTGCAAACCGATAGCAAAACACTCGAGCGTACAGGCGGCGTATCAAGCTTGGCCGCCGCGCTTACGGGCAACCTGCCGGGTGTGGTAACTACTGCCAGTACCGGTTTACCCGGCGAAGAGGACCCGCAAATATTAATACGTGCGCGCAGTACTTGGAACAATGCAAGTCCGCTAATATTAGTGGATGGTGTTGAGCGCTCCATTAACAATATCGACATCGGTTCAGTAGCCTCTGTATCCGTACTTAAGGATGCCTCGGCCACCGCGGTGTTTGGTGTGCGTGGTGCTAATGGTGTAATACTGGTTACCACTAAACGCGGCAGAGAAGGCAAAGCCGAGATCAGGGCATCAGCCAATACGGTGATGAAATCGGTATCGAAACTGCCTGGCAAGTACGACTCGTATGATATGTTCAAAATACGTAACCTCGCCATAGAGAATGAGCTTGCATTGCGGCCAACTGCCTGGAACGATTACATGCCGCAGGATATCATCTCCAAATACCGTTCACCCGCAAACGAAATGGAACGTGAGCGTTACCCTAATGTTGATTGGGTAAATACACTGTTTCGTGACGAGGCCATGTCATACAACGCCAATCTTAATATAAGTGGCGGTACCAAGTATGTAAAGTATTTTACCAGTGCCGATTATCAAACCGAAGGTGACCTTTTCAGAACGTTTAACAATAACCGTGGTTATAACGCCGGTTATGGCTTTAACCGTTTAAACGTGCGCAGTAACCTGGATTTTAGTATTACGCCAACCACCACCTTCCGTACCAATCTGGCCGGATCAAGAGCGGTACGTAAGCGGCCTTGGATCAACATTAACGAGTATAATACATGGGGAGCAGCCTACTATACCGCGCCCAACCTGTTTTTGCCGCAATACGCTGATGGTACCTGGGGGTATTATGCGCCTAACACCGGCCAGGGTACCAACTCCGCCCAGATTTTGGCTACAAGCGGCGCGGAGATGCTGACCACCTCACGCATTACTACCGACTTTATTTTGGAGCAGGACCTGAGTGTGATCACCAAAGGCCTCAGCGTAAAAGGTACCCTGTCAATTGATAATACCTTTATTGAGAATAGCCGCGGTATTAACGACGCCAACAATAACACGCAGCGCAAATACATCGACCCGCTTACAGGCGCCGTAAGTTACGCGGTTGACAAAGATGCCAGTACGCAGTTTGCGTTTGAGGAAAGCATCCGCTGGCTGGCCAGCGGGGGCGCGGTTGATGACGGCGCTACACAACGGCGTATGTTTTCGCAAGTGCAACTTAATTACGCTACAAAGATTGGCTCCCAGCACGATATTACCGCCATGGGGCTTTGGAACCGCGATCAAACCGCACGAGGCAGCATTATTCCATCATACCGGGAGGAATGGGTATTCAGAACTACTTACAGCTATAAAGGAAAATATAACCTGGATTATAACGGCGCTTACAACGGTTCCGAAAAATTCGCGCCCGATTACCGTTTCGCCTTCTTCTCATCGCTCGGTGCTGGCTGGATGATCTCGGAAGAGAAATTTATTAAGCCGCTGACTTTTATCAGCATGCTGAAGCTTCGCGCCTCGTACGGTACTATTGGTGATGACAGCGGTTCACCGCGCTTCGCGTATCTGTCTGAATGGGCATTTGGCGGCCGCACCCGTTTGGGTACTTCCGGCATACCGGCTGAGCAGAGTATTTATAACTGGTATCGCCAAACCACCGTGGGTAACCCTAACGTGCGCTGGGAGAAGGTGGCAAAGTCGAACATAGCGGTTGATTTTAGCTTTTTTAACGACATGCTAACCGGCAGCGTTGACTTTTTCAGGGATAAACGGACAGACATCCTGAGTTCTGGTGCCGCCCGTGCCATACCATCATACTACGGTGCTACAGCGCCTACGGCTAATAAAGGTAAGGTAAACGCCCAGGGTTACGAGGTTGACCTGCGTTTCAACAAACGCATAAACCCTGATCTGCGCTTGTGGACGAACGTAAACTTTACCCATGCTGAGAATAAGGTAGTAGAAGCGGACATTCCGGAGTTGCTGCCTGATTATCAGAAAAGTACTGGTAAGCAAATATTTCAAACTAACTCATACGTAAGTGCCGGTTATTATAACACCTGGGATGAATTGTATGCCAGTACCGCGCATGCCGACAACGATAACCAGAAGATACCGGGTAACTATTATATTATTGATTACAATGCCGATGGTGTTATTGACGCGAGCGACAATATTCCTTATGGACACACCGGCAATCCGCAAAATACCTACAACGCTACTATCGGTTTCGACTGGAAGAACTTCAGCATATTCGCTCAGTTTTACGGCGTAAATAACGTAACAAGGCAGGTGGTACTTACCACGTTCGGTTCGCAAAACACCATCGCTTTTGATGAGGGTACATACTGGTCAAAAAGCAATCCGGGAGCGGATGTGCCTATCCCGCGCTGGGCATCAACGCCGAGCGGCTACCAGTCGGCAGACAGGTATATGTTTGATGCATCATACATCAGGCTAAAAAATGCTGAGATAGCCTACACCTTTAACCAAAAATGGGTTAAGCGTGCCGGTATGTCTAGCCTGCGCATATTTATAAACGGTAATAACCTGTACGTGTGGACAAAAATGCCTGACGACCGCGAATCAAACTTTCAGAGCGCGGGCGGGCAGGCCTGGGCATCGCAGGGCGCATATCCAACTATCAAACGCTTCAACCTTGGGGCAAACATCACCTTCTAA
- a CDS encoding alpha/beta hydrolase, giving the protein MRNKKRLILLLLTASLTSGFVETKAQDIVKPATAGFDTYQQNIQHGNIDTITYASATVGTNRKALVYTPPGYSKSKKYQVLYLLHGIGGDEKEWLNGGKPQVILDNLYAQGKLVPMIVVMPNGRAMKDDRATGNIMAPDKVAAFATFEQDLLNDLIPYIEKNYPAITKRESRAIAGLSMGGGQALNFGLGNLDKFAWVGSFSPAPNTRKPEELVPDVEKAKKQLKLLFISCGASDGLLSFSQRTHAYLDEKKVPHIYFIEPGGHDFKIWKNGLFMFSQLIFKPVDSSNFAKYTEMGMNTAPANN; this is encoded by the coding sequence ATGAGAAATAAAAAACGGCTGATTCTATTACTGCTCACCGCCTCGTTAACAAGCGGATTTGTTGAAACAAAAGCACAGGATATTGTGAAACCCGCAACCGCAGGATTCGACACTTATCAGCAAAACATCCAACACGGTAACATCGACACGATAACCTATGCATCTGCAACGGTAGGAACTAACCGGAAGGCTTTAGTTTATACACCGCCGGGATACAGTAAATCAAAAAAATATCAGGTGCTATATCTGTTGCACGGCATTGGCGGCGACGAAAAAGAGTGGCTGAACGGCGGTAAACCACAGGTGATATTAGATAACCTGTACGCTCAGGGCAAACTTGTACCGATGATTGTAGTGATGCCTAACGGCCGTGCCATGAAAGACGACCGTGCTACCGGAAATATAATGGCGCCTGATAAAGTGGCCGCGTTCGCTACGTTTGAGCAGGATCTGTTAAATGATCTTATTCCCTATATCGAAAAAAACTACCCGGCAATAACCAAACGCGAGAGCCGCGCTATAGCCGGCCTTTCAATGGGTGGCGGGCAGGCGCTTAATTTCGGACTGGGTAATCTGGACAAGTTTGCGTGGGTAGGCAGCTTTTCGCCAGCCCCAAATACGCGTAAGCCCGAAGAACTGGTGCCGGATGTCGAGAAAGCGAAAAAGCAGCTTAAACTATTATTTATTTCATGCGGGGCAAGCGATGGCCTGTTATCATTCAGCCAGCGCACCCATGCATACCTGGATGAGAAGAAAGTACCACATATATACTTTATTGAACCCGGCGGTCACGATTTTAAAATATGGAAAAACGGGTTGTTTATGTTCTCGCAACTCATCTTTAAACCCGTTGATTCATCAAACTTCGCGAAATACACCGAAATGGGTATGAATACCGCGCCTGCTAATAATTAA
- a CDS encoding sialate O-acetylesterase, protein MIYFKRLLAVLFFCLACNKLYAQIRLPHLIGNGMVLQREKKIHIWGWASPQEKIAITFADKTYHAVADGAGKWRVQIKAMKAGGPYKMQLDASNHITLDDVLIGDVWFCAGQSNMVNPMERVKEKYPEDIASADYPQIRNYFVPTAADISAEHDDLPPGQWKRATPQNVMEFGAVSYFMAKKLHLKYKVPIGIINSSVGGTPIEAWLSANAVKTFPLLNNRLSRLRQRLKDDTLKVNTPVKANNKGVDEGVKANPKWYDTTFVPTGWKPFWLPGFWADQGVRNLNGVVWFRREIEVPAAMAGKPAKLFVGRIIDADETYLNGEKVGAITYQYPPRRYEVRAGLLKAGKNILVVRVSNFTGKGGFVPDKRYELTDGVHHVDIRGDWLYKVGQVFNKPNGEIQAGNNNVVAQNESTGLYNTMVNPATSYQIKGIAWYQGESNIGTANYGSLLKALIADWRQAWNDPELPFLVAQLPGFGDVEYSPAESAWALIREAQLEALTLKNTGLAVAIDAGEWNDIHPLNKKDIGERLALAAQKVAYGDAQTLSPGPLCSTATTDGNHITLTFINTGNRLTIKGSDKLQQFAIAGADKKFVWADAMIVGDKVIVSSPDVPNPKYVRYAWADNPDGANLYNQQGLPASPFRTDK, encoded by the coding sequence ATGATCTATTTTAAGCGCTTGTTAGCAGTGCTGTTTTTTTGCCTGGCCTGTAATAAGCTTTACGCGCAGATCAGGTTGCCGCATTTAATTGGCAACGGCATGGTTTTGCAGCGTGAAAAAAAAATACATATATGGGGCTGGGCCTCTCCGCAGGAGAAAATTGCAATTACGTTTGCTGATAAAACTTATCACGCCGTAGCCGACGGCGCCGGAAAATGGCGGGTGCAAATAAAGGCCATGAAAGCAGGCGGCCCTTACAAAATGCAGCTTGATGCAAGCAACCATATAACGCTGGATGATGTTTTAATAGGGGATGTGTGGTTTTGCGCTGGGCAATCAAACATGGTAAACCCGATGGAGCGCGTTAAAGAAAAGTATCCCGAAGATATTGCTTCAGCAGATTATCCGCAGATACGTAATTATTTTGTGCCAACCGCGGCTGACATTAGTGCTGAACATGATGACCTGCCGCCGGGGCAATGGAAGCGGGCAACGCCGCAAAATGTAATGGAATTTGGCGCGGTAAGCTATTTTATGGCTAAAAAGCTTCATTTAAAATATAAAGTGCCTATCGGTATCATTAATTCCAGTGTAGGCGGAACACCTATAGAAGCCTGGCTGAGTGCCAATGCGGTAAAAACATTTCCATTACTTAATAACCGGCTTAGCCGGTTACGCCAGCGGCTCAAGGATGATACTCTTAAGGTTAATACTCCTGTAAAAGCTAACAATAAAGGCGTTGATGAAGGCGTAAAGGCTAACCCGAAATGGTACGATACCACCTTTGTGCCCACCGGCTGGAAACCCTTTTGGCTGCCCGGTTTCTGGGCCGATCAGGGCGTGCGTAACCTTAACGGCGTCGTGTGGTTCCGTAGGGAGATTGAAGTGCCTGCCGCTATGGCGGGCAAGCCGGCCAAGCTGTTTGTAGGCCGCATAATTGATGCGGACGAAACCTATTTAAACGGCGAAAAAGTAGGCGCTATAACTTATCAATATCCCCCGCGACGTTACGAGGTCAGAGCAGGATTGCTCAAGGCGGGTAAAAATATATTGGTAGTACGTGTAAGCAATTTTACAGGCAAAGGCGGTTTCGTACCTGATAAACGTTACGAATTGACGGACGGTGTACATCATGTTGATATAAGGGGAGACTGGTTGTACAAAGTAGGGCAGGTGTTTAACAAGCCAAATGGCGAAATACAAGCAGGCAATAACAATGTAGTTGCGCAAAATGAGTCGACAGGTTTGTATAACACAATGGTCAATCCGGCCACGAGCTATCAAATAAAAGGGATAGCCTGGTACCAGGGCGAAAGTAATATCGGCACTGCAAATTATGGGTCGTTGTTAAAGGCGCTTATTGCCGACTGGCGGCAAGCCTGGAACGACCCAGAACTGCCTTTCCTGGTGGCGCAACTGCCCGGTTTTGGCGATGTTGAATATTCGCCTGCGGAGAGTGCCTGGGCGCTGATACGCGAGGCGCAGCTTGAGGCACTTACCTTAAAAAATACCGGTTTAGCTGTGGCCATTGATGCGGGCGAGTGGAACGATATTCATCCCCTGAATAAAAAAGATATTGGCGAAAGGCTGGCGCTGGCCGCCCAAAAGGTTGCCTACGGTGACGCGCAAACACTCAGCCCGGGCCCCTTATGCAGCACGGCTACTACAGATGGCAACCATATTACCCTGACTTTTATAAATACCGGTAACAGATTAACCATTAAGGGCAGCGATAAATTACAACAGTTTGCAATAGCCGGTGCAGATAAAAAATTTGTTTGGGCGGATGCGATGATAGTTGGCGACAAGGTTATCGTATCAAGTCCGGACGTACCTAATCCTAAATACGTACGCTACGCCTGGGCTGATAACCCCGACGGCGCTAACCTGTATAATCAGCAAGGATTACCGGCCTCGCCATTCCGTACTGATAAATAA
- a CDS encoding alpha-glucuronidase family glycosyl hydrolase produces the protein MKFIYTFWLCCLLTSAANADNGYRLWLRYDPVENVTLARQYRQQIASVVFETGNSPIIQSARTELKNALQGLLNYSPAFVNAPGKGLRLIFVKGGSKQLTPALNKLINNTSNEGYVIKTISLNNSPCLVVGAKNDKGILYGTFHLLRLLQTQQTLANINITESPKLQVRILNHWDNLDRTVERGYAGFSIWNWHKLPGYIDPRYIDYARANASIGINGAVINNVNANSLILTTDYLKKNAALAGVFRRYGIKLYLSAKFSAPIETGGLKTADPLDPTVKQWWQQKADEIYRHIPDFGGFLVKANSEGQPGPQNYGRTHADGANMLADVLKPHGGIVMWRAFVYDDKTPDDRAKQAYNEFKPLDGKFRSNVIIQVKNGAIDFQPREPFHPLFGAMTKTQIMPEFQITQEYLGFSTHLVYLATLFKECLDADTYSQGHGSTVAKIISIPVNNSLTGIAGVANIGTDINWCGHPFAQANWYAFGRLAWNPDQNAADIARDWLKMTFSNQPDFVKPVTSMMLASRETAVNYMTPLGLHHIMGTHAHYGPAPWVNNLSRADWNPVYYHKADSAGMGFDRTATGSNAIAQYYPPLRDSLNKVETTPEKYLLWFHHVGWNTHLKNGETLWNEVVKRYYKGAADVAGMQKTWASVNGKIDSTRYHEVKQLLAIQAEEAVWWRNACVLYFQTFSKLPLPAGYTKPDHDLQYYKDLKFKYLP, from the coding sequence ATGAAATTTATTTACACATTTTGGTTGTGTTGCTTGCTAACGAGTGCAGCTAACGCTGATAACGGTTATCGCCTGTGGCTGCGGTATGATCCGGTGGAGAACGTCACGCTCGCCCGGCAGTACAGGCAACAAATAGCTTCTGTTGTTTTTGAAACAGGGAATTCGCCTATTATACAATCAGCGCGAACAGAGCTTAAAAACGCGTTGCAAGGCCTGCTTAATTATAGCCCCGCTTTTGTTAACGCGCCAGGTAAGGGTTTAAGGTTGATATTTGTAAAAGGTGGCAGCAAACAGCTTACTCCGGCACTTAACAAATTGATAAACAATACCAGTAATGAGGGGTACGTTATCAAAACAATCAGCCTGAATAATTCGCCATGCCTGGTTGTAGGCGCGAAAAATGACAAGGGCATTTTATACGGCACTTTCCATCTACTTCGACTGCTGCAAACACAACAAACACTTGCCAATATCAATATAACTGAAAGCCCGAAATTACAGGTACGGATTTTAAACCATTGGGATAACCTGGACAGAACGGTTGAACGCGGCTATGCCGGATTTTCCATCTGGAACTGGCACAAACTGCCGGGTTACATCGATCCTCGTTATATTGATTACGCACGGGCAAATGCTTCAATTGGCATCAACGGGGCGGTTATCAATAATGTGAATGCAAACTCGCTTATACTCACGACAGATTATCTGAAAAAAAACGCGGCACTGGCAGGCGTGTTCAGGCGATATGGCATTAAATTGTACCTGTCAGCCAAGTTCAGCGCGCCTATTGAAACAGGCGGATTGAAAACCGCCGATCCGCTTGACCCAACCGTTAAGCAATGGTGGCAACAAAAAGCGGACGAGATTTATCGGCATATCCCTGATTTTGGTGGTTTCCTGGTTAAAGCCAATTCAGAAGGACAGCCCGGCCCTCAAAATTATGGCCGAACCCATGCCGACGGTGCGAATATGCTGGCCGATGTTTTAAAGCCACACGGTGGCATCGTAATGTGGCGTGCCTTTGTTTATGATGATAAAACGCCCGATGATCGCGCCAAACAAGCTTACAACGAGTTTAAACCGCTGGACGGGAAGTTCCGTTCCAACGTCATCATCCAGGTTAAGAACGGCGCTATTGATTTTCAGCCGCGGGAGCCCTTCCACCCGCTTTTTGGAGCTATGACTAAGACGCAGATAATGCCGGAGTTTCAAATTACGCAGGAATACCTGGGCTTTTCAACACACCTGGTTTACCTGGCTACCCTGTTTAAGGAATGCCTGGATGCCGATACATACAGCCAGGGGCACGGTTCAACGGTCGCGAAGATCATCAGCATACCTGTAAATAACTCTTTAACAGGAATTGCCGGCGTGGCTAACATCGGTACAGATATAAACTGGTGCGGGCATCCGTTTGCGCAGGCTAACTGGTATGCCTTTGGTCGCCTGGCCTGGAATCCGGATCAAAACGCGGCAGATATCGCGCGCGATTGGCTGAAGATGACTTTTTCCAATCAACCTGATTTTGTTAAACCCGTTACCAGCATGATGCTGGCATCGCGCGAGACGGCGGTTAATTATATGACGCCGCTTGGCCTGCACCACATAATGGGTACACACGCGCATTACGGACCGGCACCGTGGGTAAATAATCTTTCGCGCGCGGATTGGAACCCGGTTTATTATCATAAAGCTGATTCTGCCGGGATGGGATTTGACCGTACAGCGACCGGAAGCAACGCCATTGCACAATATTATCCACCCTTGCGGGATAGCCTGAATAAGGTTGAAACTACGCCCGAGAAGTATTTGCTCTGGTTTCATCACGTTGGCTGGAACACACATTTAAAAAATGGCGAGACTTTGTGGAACGAGGTAGTGAAACGCTATTACAAAGGCGCTGCGGACGTTGCCGGAATGCAAAAAACATGGGCTTCGGTTAATGGAAAGATCGACAGCACAAGGTATCACGAAGTTAAGCAGTTGTTAGCTATTCAGGCAGAGGAAGCTGTTTGGTGGCGGAACGCCTGCGTGCTTTATTTTCAAACTTTCTCTAAATTGCCATTGCCTGCCGGGTATACAAAACCGGACCACGACCTGCAATATTATAAAGATCTAAAATTCAAATATTTGCCTTAA